One stretch of Rathayibacter festucae DSM 15932 DNA includes these proteins:
- a CDS encoding response regulator, with protein sequence MRVLLADDDAQLLRALRITLGARGYEVVTAENGTSALALAAERRPDLVVLDLGLPGLDGLDVIRGLRGWSTAPILVVSGRTGAADTIDALDAGADDYVTKPFAMDELLARLRALTRRLGTQETGSLVVLGDHVVDLTARAVTRRTGDGPIAVRLTPTEWRVLELLVRNPGRLVTRQTLLHEIWGPSHSTDTGYLRLYLAQLRKKLEPEPARPRYLLTESGMGYRFVPGDGQDSG encoded by the coding sequence ATGAGGGTCCTCCTCGCCGACGACGACGCGCAGCTGCTGCGCGCCCTCCGGATCACCCTCGGCGCCCGCGGCTACGAGGTCGTCACCGCCGAGAACGGCACCAGCGCCCTCGCACTCGCCGCCGAGCGGCGTCCCGACCTCGTCGTGCTCGACCTCGGCTTGCCCGGGCTCGACGGCCTCGACGTGATCCGCGGACTGCGCGGCTGGAGCACCGCGCCGATCCTCGTCGTCTCCGGCCGCACCGGCGCCGCCGACACCATCGACGCTCTCGACGCCGGCGCCGACGACTACGTCACCAAGCCCTTCGCGATGGACGAGCTGCTCGCCCGCCTCCGCGCCCTCACCCGGCGGCTCGGCACGCAGGAGACCGGCTCGCTGGTCGTCCTCGGCGACCACGTCGTCGACCTCACCGCGCGGGCCGTCACCCGGCGCACCGGCGACGGCCCGATCGCCGTCCGGCTCACCCCCACCGAGTGGCGCGTGCTGGAGCTGCTCGTCCGGAACCCCGGCCGACTCGTCACCCGGCAGACCCTGCTGCACGAGATCTGGGGACCGAGCCACAGCACGGACACGGGCTACCTCCGCCTCTACCTCGCCCAGCTGCGGAAGAAGCTCGAGCCCGAGCCGGCCCGCCCGCGCTACCTGCTCACGGAGTCGGGGATGGGCTACCGCTTCGTCCCCGGCGACGGCCAGGACTCCGGCTGA
- a CDS encoding TIGR03364 family FAD-dependent oxidoreductase — translation MSARYDVAVVGSGIVGLGAAHAAVRRGLRVVVLDRTAAPMGSTVRNFGHLCFTPQAGEALRYGLAAREAWLRLAQDAGFALGRRGTHIVARHADELALLEAAAAQAPFGFGDGPEIELLDARGTAAATPVDPAVVVGGAVLPYDLQADPRTAAAAIVRHLAELGVEFRMRTAVGRVAEGVVETSRGAVLADTIVVAVNHDLDQLLPELAEAHEVVRCSLDMLRVELPLRAPLAAPLLTGWSLVRYSGFARLPEAAAVRARLHAERPDLAAIDLNQMYTQLPDGSVVVGDSHHRSITPEPFQSEATAELLLEETARLFGAAPRVLERWQGVYASGRDEFLVAEPIPGVLVRTVTTGIGMTTGLGLAETTLADRFDSTASLLVSSEGR, via the coding sequence ATGAGCGCCCGGTACGACGTCGCCGTCGTCGGCTCCGGGATCGTCGGTCTCGGCGCCGCCCATGCCGCAGTCCGCCGGGGGCTTCGCGTCGTGGTGCTCGACCGGACCGCCGCGCCGATGGGCTCGACCGTCCGCAACTTCGGCCACCTCTGCTTCACCCCGCAGGCCGGCGAGGCGCTGCGCTACGGGCTCGCGGCCCGGGAGGCGTGGCTCCGGCTCGCGCAGGACGCGGGCTTCGCGCTCGGCCGCCGCGGCACGCACATCGTCGCGCGCCACGCGGACGAGCTCGCCCTGCTCGAGGCGGCGGCCGCGCAGGCGCCGTTCGGCTTCGGCGACGGCCCCGAGATCGAGCTGCTCGACGCCCGGGGGACCGCGGCGGCGACCCCGGTCGACCCCGCGGTCGTCGTCGGGGGAGCGGTGCTGCCCTACGACCTGCAGGCGGATCCGCGCACGGCCGCGGCCGCGATCGTCCGGCACCTCGCCGAGCTCGGCGTCGAGTTCCGGATGCGCACGGCCGTGGGCCGCGTCGCCGAGGGCGTCGTGGAGACCAGCCGGGGCGCGGTCCTCGCCGACACGATCGTCGTCGCGGTGAACCACGACCTCGATCAGCTCCTCCCCGAGCTCGCCGAGGCGCACGAGGTCGTCCGCTGCTCCCTCGACATGCTCCGCGTGGAGCTGCCGCTGCGCGCTCCGCTGGCCGCGCCGCTGCTGACGGGCTGGTCGCTCGTGCGCTACAGCGGCTTCGCGCGCCTGCCCGAGGCCGCCGCGGTGCGGGCCCGGCTGCACGCCGAGCGGCCGGACCTCGCGGCGATCGACCTCAACCAGATGTACACGCAGCTGCCGGACGGGAGCGTCGTCGTCGGCGACTCCCACCACCGCTCGATCACGCCGGAGCCGTTCCAGTCCGAGGCCACCGCGGAGCTCCTCCTCGAGGAGACCGCGCGCCTGTTCGGGGCGGCGCCGCGGGTGCTGGAGCGCTGGCAGGGCGTCTACGCCAGCGGGCGCGACGAGTTCCTCGTCGCCGAGCCGATCCCGGGCGTCCTCGTGCGCACCGTCACCACGGGCATCGGCATGACCACCGGGCTCGGTCTCGCCGAGACCACCCTCGCGGACCGCTTCGACAGCACCGCATCCCTCCTCGTCTCCTCGGAAGGCCGCTGA
- a CDS encoding HAD-IA family hydrolase gives MTSTIPAPAPLGTAGPRPALAGVELVVLDMAGTTVTDDGVVEQAFQRAAERTGVADRLPWAEALDYVRETMGQSKIDVFTHLAGGDVAAAERATAAFEDAYAELILEGAAAPIPGAEELLRELRAAGVGVALTTGFAPVTRDAILDALGWRDLVGIALSPADAGRGRPAPDLVLTAALRARVSAMSAVAVVGDTASDVLSGLRAGAGLVVGVLSGAHDRDRLSAAGAHAVIEDVTALRTLSLR, from the coding sequence ATGACCAGCACGATCCCCGCTCCCGCTCCCCTCGGCACCGCCGGTCCCCGCCCGGCCCTCGCCGGTGTCGAGCTCGTCGTGCTCGACATGGCGGGCACCACCGTGACCGACGACGGGGTCGTCGAGCAGGCGTTCCAGCGCGCGGCCGAGCGCACCGGCGTCGCCGACCGCCTGCCGTGGGCCGAGGCGCTCGACTACGTGCGCGAGACGATGGGGCAGTCGAAGATCGACGTGTTCACCCACCTCGCCGGGGGCGACGTCGCCGCCGCGGAGCGGGCGACCGCCGCGTTCGAGGACGCCTACGCCGAGCTGATCCTCGAGGGCGCCGCGGCGCCGATCCCCGGCGCCGAGGAGCTGCTGCGCGAGCTGCGCGCCGCGGGGGTCGGCGTGGCGCTGACCACCGGCTTCGCTCCGGTCACCCGCGACGCGATCCTCGACGCGCTCGGCTGGCGCGACCTCGTCGGGATCGCCCTCTCGCCGGCCGACGCCGGCCGGGGCCGCCCCGCGCCCGACCTCGTGCTGACCGCCGCCCTGCGCGCGCGGGTCAGCGCGATGAGCGCCGTCGCGGTGGTCGGCGACACGGCCAGCGACGTCCTCTCGGGACTGCGCGCGGGCGCCGGGCTCGTGGTGGGCGTGCTGAGCGGAGCGCACGACCGCGACCGCCTGAGCGCGGCTGGCGCGCACGCCGTGATCGAGGACGTCACCGCGCTGCGCACGCTGTCACTGCGATGA
- a CDS encoding alcohol dehydrogenase catalytic domain-containing protein yields the protein MRTAIAPPRIDPESRRVELRPSATAMVWLAPDRPHEAVAFVTVRLGPGDVLVEIELATICGSDVHTVHGDRSAPAPLVLGHEQLGRVVELGSGGPRALDGSLLAVGDRVLWSIAASCGSCDRCAGGLPQKCRTLRKYGHERMSDAWALSGGFATHAHVVSGTPIIRLPEDVPAAVLAPASCGTATAWAALAAAEAVRPLTGADVLISGAGLIGLTAAAMATDRGAVVTLVEPDPARRAIAERFGARARRPDEEGGEFDVVLEASGARAAVGAALARAAVGGVVVLVGSVFPTEPVPLDPERVVRGLLTVRGVHNYTPEHLAAASAYLVDRWQAWPFAGLVGETVALADLDEGMRRASGGAVRVGVSPIAPH from the coding sequence ATGAGGACGGCGATCGCGCCGCCGCGCATCGATCCGGAGTCGCGGCGCGTCGAGCTGCGGCCCTCCGCCACCGCCATGGTCTGGCTGGCGCCGGACCGCCCGCACGAGGCCGTCGCGTTCGTCACGGTCCGGCTCGGCCCGGGCGACGTGCTGGTCGAGATCGAGCTGGCGACGATCTGCGGCTCCGATGTGCACACGGTGCACGGCGACCGGAGTGCTCCCGCCCCGCTCGTCCTCGGGCACGAGCAGCTCGGGCGCGTCGTCGAGCTCGGCAGCGGCGGGCCCCGTGCGCTCGACGGTTCCCTCCTCGCCGTCGGCGACCGTGTGCTGTGGTCGATCGCGGCGAGCTGCGGCTCCTGCGACCGCTGCGCGGGCGGGCTGCCGCAGAAGTGCCGGACGCTGCGCAAGTACGGCCACGAGCGGATGAGCGACGCCTGGGCGCTGTCCGGCGGCTTCGCCACGCACGCGCACGTCGTCTCGGGCACGCCGATCATCCGGCTGCCCGAGGACGTGCCGGCGGCCGTCCTGGCGCCCGCGTCCTGCGGGACCGCCACCGCCTGGGCCGCGCTCGCCGCCGCCGAGGCGGTCCGGCCGCTCACCGGGGCCGACGTGCTGATCAGCGGCGCGGGCCTGATCGGCCTCACCGCGGCGGCGATGGCGACGGATCGCGGGGCGGTCGTCACCCTCGTCGAGCCGGATCCCGCTCGCCGCGCGATCGCCGAGCGCTTCGGCGCCCGAGCGCGGCGACCCGACGAGGAGGGCGGCGAGTTCGACGTGGTCCTCGAGGCGTCCGGCGCGCGGGCGGCCGTCGGCGCGGCGCTCGCCCGTGCCGCGGTCGGCGGCGTGGTCGTCCTGGTCGGCAGCGTCTTCCCGACCGAGCCGGTGCCGCTGGATCCGGAGCGCGTGGTGCGCGGGCTGCTGACCGTGCGGGGCGTGCACAACTACACGCCCGAGCACCTCGCCGCGGCCTCGGCGTACCTCGTCGACCGCTGGCAGGCGTGGCCGTTCGCCGGCCTGGTCGGCGAGACGGTGGCGCTGGCGGATCTCGACGAGGGGATGCGGCGCGCCTCGGGCGGCGCGGTCCGCGTCGGCGTCTCGCCGATCGCGCCGCACTGA